The following coding sequences lie in one Notolabrus celidotus isolate fNotCel1 chromosome 6, fNotCel1.pri, whole genome shotgun sequence genomic window:
- the znf143b gene encoding zinc finger protein 143 isoform X2, whose translation MLLAQINRNSQGMAEFHDADGQPVTLCLTEAVTVQDGDQMDTMDTVSLQAVTLADGSTAYIQHDSKSAFSDGQIMDGQVIQLEDGSAAYVQHVAMPKAGGDSLQLEDGQAVQLEDGTTAYIHTPKDAYDQSGLQEVQLEDGSTAYIQHTVHMPQSNTILAIQADGTIADLQAEATAIDPETISVLEQYTTKVENIENPLGPFGRVEADNGVHMRIVLQGQDNRQSRGSNVGEKSFRCEYEGCGKLYTTAHHLKVHERSHTGDKPYICDYPGCGRKFATGYGLKSHSRTHTGEKPYRCQELNCCKSFKTSGDLQKHTRTHTGEKPFKCPVEGCGRSFTTSNIRKVHIRTHTGERPYYCSEPSCGRSFASATNYKNHMRIHTGEKPYVCTVPGCEKRFTEYSSLYKHHVVHTPCKPYNCNHCGKTYKQISTLAMHKRTAHNDTEPIEEEQEAYFEPPTDAIDDPNVSYTTAVVDNEDSGSEQVPIIDSTDMVGPQHVALVTQEDGTQQQVSISEADLQAMGGTITMVTQEGTTITIPAHELTTQGTHSVTMVTTDGTEEQVAIMTPDMAAFHTVEEAAYSQEQDEIHPVTLLATSNGTHIAVQLSDQPSLEEAIRIASRIQQGESPGLDD comes from the exons ATGCTCTTGGCCCAGATAAACCGGAACTCGCAGGGAATGGCTGAGTTTCATGATGCAGACGGGCAGCCGGTCACCCTCTGTCTGACAGAGGCTGTGACTGTGCAAG ATGGGGATCAGATGGACACCATGGACACGGTGAGCCTGCAGGCCGTCACTCTAGCAGATGGATCCACGGCGTACATCCAACATGACTCCAAATCCGCCTTTTCAGACGGTCAGATCATGGACGGTCAGGTGATCCAGCTGGAGGACGGCTCTGCTGCCTACGTTCAGCACGTGGCGATGCCCAAAGCAG GAGGAGACAGTTTACAACTTGAAGATGGACAAGCAGTTCAACTTGAAGACGGGACGACAGCCTACATTCACACACCCAAAG ACGCTTACGACCAGAGCGGCCTGCAGGAGGTGCAGCTGGAGGACGGCAGCACCGCCTACATCCAGCACACCGTGCACATGCCTCAGTCCAACACCATCCTGGCCATCCAGGCAGACGGCACCATCGCTGACCTGCAGGCCGAGGCCACAGCCATCGACCCCGAGACCATCAGTGTTCTTGAACAGTACACCACCAAG GTGGAGAACATAGAAAACCCCCTCGGGCCCTTCGGCAGAGTGGAAGCAGACAACGGCGTACACATGCGG attGTGTTACAGGGTCAGGACAACCGGCAAAGTAGAGGCTCCAATGTAGGCGAGAAGTCTTTCCGCTGTGAATACGAGGGCTGCGGAAAGCTCTACACCACGGCACACCATCTCAAG GTACACGAGCGCTCCCACACAGGAGACAAACCCTACATCTGTGACTATCCAGGCTGTGGGAGGAAGTTTGCAACAG GGTATGGACTGAAGAgtcactcacgcacacacacgggGGAGAAGCCATACAGGTGTCAAGAGCTGAACTGCTGCAAGTCCTTCAAAACGTCTGGAGACCTTCAGAAGCACACGAGGACTCACACAG GAGAGAAGCCTTTTAAATGCCCGGTCGAAGGCTGCGGCAGGTCATTTACAACATCCAACATCCGCAAAGTCCACATCCGAACACACACCGGGGAGCGGCCGTACTACTGCTCTGAGCCGAGCTGTGGACGCTCGTTTGCCAGCGCCACCAACTACAAGAACCATATGAGGATACACACAG GGGAGAAACCATACGTGTGCACAGTGCCCGGCTGTGAAAAGCGCTTCACAGAATACTCCAGCCTTTACAAACACCACGTGGTCCACACACCCTGCAAACCTTACAACTGCAACCACTGCGGCAAAACGTACAAGCAGATCTCAACGCTCGCCATGCACAAACGCACCGCCCACAACGACACGGAGCCCAtcgaggaggagcaggaggcttACTTTGAACCCCCGACAG acGCCATAGATGACCCCAATGTCAGCTACACGACAGCAGTGGTCGACAATGAAGACTCGGGCTCAGAGCAGGTTCCCATCATCGACAGCACAGACATGGTCGGTCCGCAGCACGTTGCGTTGGTCACACAGGAGGACGGAACACAACAACAG GTCAGTATCTCTGAAGCAGACTTACAGGCTATGGGAGGCACAATAACGATGGTGACCCAAGAAGGCACGACCATAACCATCCCAGCGCACGAACTCACCACGCAAGGTACTCACTCTGTGACGATGGTGACGACGGACGGCACAGAGGAACAG GTGGCCATCATGACTCCTGACATGGCGGCCTTCCACACGGTGGAGGAGGCGGCTTACAGCCaagagcaggatgagattcaTCCTGTCACGTTACTGGCAACCTCCAACGGCACTCACATCGCTGTGCAG CTCAGTGATCAGCCATCGTTGGAGGAAGCTATCAGAATAGCATCAAGAATACAACAAGGAGAGTCACCAGGTCTGGATGATTGA
- the znf143b gene encoding zinc finger protein 143 isoform X1 gives MLLAQINRNSQGMAEFHDADGQPVTLCLTEAVTVQDGDQMDTMDTVSLQAVTLADGSTAYIQHDSKSAFSDGQIMDGQVIQLEDGSAAYVQHVAMPKAGETQLPAVAYQLTGGDSLQLEDGQAVQLEDGTTAYIHTPKDAYDQSGLQEVQLEDGSTAYIQHTVHMPQSNTILAIQADGTIADLQAEATAIDPETISVLEQYTTKVENIENPLGPFGRVEADNGVHMRIVLQGQDNRQSRGSNVGEKSFRCEYEGCGKLYTTAHHLKVHERSHTGDKPYICDYPGCGRKFATGYGLKSHSRTHTGEKPYRCQELNCCKSFKTSGDLQKHTRTHTGEKPFKCPVEGCGRSFTTSNIRKVHIRTHTGERPYYCSEPSCGRSFASATNYKNHMRIHTGEKPYVCTVPGCEKRFTEYSSLYKHHVVHTPCKPYNCNHCGKTYKQISTLAMHKRTAHNDTEPIEEEQEAYFEPPTDAIDDPNVSYTTAVVDNEDSGSEQVPIIDSTDMVGPQHVALVTQEDGTQQQVSISEADLQAMGGTITMVTQEGTTITIPAHELTTQGTHSVTMVTTDGTEEQVAIMTPDMAAFHTVEEAAYSQEQDEIHPVTLLATSNGTHIAVQLSDQPSLEEAIRIASRIQQGESPGLDD, from the exons ATGCTCTTGGCCCAGATAAACCGGAACTCGCAGGGAATGGCTGAGTTTCATGATGCAGACGGGCAGCCGGTCACCCTCTGTCTGACAGAGGCTGTGACTGTGCAAG ATGGGGATCAGATGGACACCATGGACACGGTGAGCCTGCAGGCCGTCACTCTAGCAGATGGATCCACGGCGTACATCCAACATGACTCCAAATCCGCCTTTTCAGACGGTCAGATCATGGACGGTCAGGTGATCCAGCTGGAGGACGGCTCTGCTGCCTACGTTCAGCACGTGGCGATGCCCAAAGCAGGTGAGACGCAGCTCCCTGCAGTAGCCTACCAACTAACAG GAGGAGACAGTTTACAACTTGAAGATGGACAAGCAGTTCAACTTGAAGACGGGACGACAGCCTACATTCACACACCCAAAG ACGCTTACGACCAGAGCGGCCTGCAGGAGGTGCAGCTGGAGGACGGCAGCACCGCCTACATCCAGCACACCGTGCACATGCCTCAGTCCAACACCATCCTGGCCATCCAGGCAGACGGCACCATCGCTGACCTGCAGGCCGAGGCCACAGCCATCGACCCCGAGACCATCAGTGTTCTTGAACAGTACACCACCAAG GTGGAGAACATAGAAAACCCCCTCGGGCCCTTCGGCAGAGTGGAAGCAGACAACGGCGTACACATGCGG attGTGTTACAGGGTCAGGACAACCGGCAAAGTAGAGGCTCCAATGTAGGCGAGAAGTCTTTCCGCTGTGAATACGAGGGCTGCGGAAAGCTCTACACCACGGCACACCATCTCAAG GTACACGAGCGCTCCCACACAGGAGACAAACCCTACATCTGTGACTATCCAGGCTGTGGGAGGAAGTTTGCAACAG GGTATGGACTGAAGAgtcactcacgcacacacacgggGGAGAAGCCATACAGGTGTCAAGAGCTGAACTGCTGCAAGTCCTTCAAAACGTCTGGAGACCTTCAGAAGCACACGAGGACTCACACAG GAGAGAAGCCTTTTAAATGCCCGGTCGAAGGCTGCGGCAGGTCATTTACAACATCCAACATCCGCAAAGTCCACATCCGAACACACACCGGGGAGCGGCCGTACTACTGCTCTGAGCCGAGCTGTGGACGCTCGTTTGCCAGCGCCACCAACTACAAGAACCATATGAGGATACACACAG GGGAGAAACCATACGTGTGCACAGTGCCCGGCTGTGAAAAGCGCTTCACAGAATACTCCAGCCTTTACAAACACCACGTGGTCCACACACCCTGCAAACCTTACAACTGCAACCACTGCGGCAAAACGTACAAGCAGATCTCAACGCTCGCCATGCACAAACGCACCGCCCACAACGACACGGAGCCCAtcgaggaggagcaggaggcttACTTTGAACCCCCGACAG acGCCATAGATGACCCCAATGTCAGCTACACGACAGCAGTGGTCGACAATGAAGACTCGGGCTCAGAGCAGGTTCCCATCATCGACAGCACAGACATGGTCGGTCCGCAGCACGTTGCGTTGGTCACACAGGAGGACGGAACACAACAACAG GTCAGTATCTCTGAAGCAGACTTACAGGCTATGGGAGGCACAATAACGATGGTGACCCAAGAAGGCACGACCATAACCATCCCAGCGCACGAACTCACCACGCAAGGTACTCACTCTGTGACGATGGTGACGACGGACGGCACAGAGGAACAG GTGGCCATCATGACTCCTGACATGGCGGCCTTCCACACGGTGGAGGAGGCGGCTTACAGCCaagagcaggatgagattcaTCCTGTCACGTTACTGGCAACCTCCAACGGCACTCACATCGCTGTGCAG CTCAGTGATCAGCCATCGTTGGAGGAAGCTATCAGAATAGCATCAAGAATACAACAAGGAGAGTCACCAGGTCTGGATGATTGA
- the wee1 gene encoding wee1-like protein kinase, translating to MSDYRRHRHGSPSPKIHPIRQKLQFTSSDGEDDLIEDVNNSTGGESGFTEMDSPMPVRRDTVDKRLEESSSSPLNQTSGDDDVELWDEESLGSPSHLRSPSSVIFANCSPSPRKMSRLYGGSPERSYVQDDGEGSSSPIPDCPDTPPHKTFRNLRLFDTPHTPKSLLSRARGSGPGSSRRVALFKNVEPAGKSITDSSRRQQTPLVNFNPFTPDSLLIQSATQQRNNRKRAHWNDSCGEDMEASDGEGEEEVLPPSKRITMMESNMMSRYASEFLELEKIGCGEFGAVFKCVKRLDGCIYAIKRSKKPLAGSVDEQNALREVYAHAVLGQHPHVVRYYSAWAEDDHMLIQNEYCNGGTLSDVITENYRRLSYLTELELKDLLLQVTRGLKYIHSTSLVHMDIKPSNIFISRKTVPSCDECDDDEALTTSVIYKIGDLGHVTRVNNPQVEEGDSRFLANEVLQEDYSNLRKADIFALALTVVSASGAEPLPTNGDKWHEIRQGRLPAIPQVLSQDFLSLLKLMIHPDPSRRPSTSDLIKHPVLLTAARMSADQLRVELNAEKFKNALLQKELKKAQQARAAAEEKVLSTDRILTRSTLQSNPRNSRLIGKKMNRSVSLTIY from the exons ATGTCGGACTACCGCCGCCACAGACACGGATCCCCCTCCCCGAAGATCCACCCAATCCggcagaaactgcagttcacatCCAGCGATGGAGAGGACGATCTGATTGAGGACGTTAATAACAGCACAGGAGGAGAATCTGGCTTCACAGAGATGGACTCCCCTATGCCAGTTCGCAGGGACACCGTGGACAAGCGCCtggaggagagcagcagcagccccctGAACCAGACCAGCGGGGACGACGACGTGGAGCTGTGGGACGAGGAGAGTTTAGGTTCCCCGTCTCATCTGCGGTCACCGAGCAGTGTTATCTTTGCAAACTGCTCGCCGTCTCCGAGGAAGATGTCCCGGCTGTATGGAGGGTCACCTGAGAGGTCCTATGTGCAGGACGACGGAGAAGGATCCAGCTCCCCGATCCCAGACTGTCCCGACACACCTCCGCACAAAACCTTCAGGAACCTGCGGCTGTTTgatacaccacacacaccaaag aGCTTGTTGTCCAGAGCGAGAGGCTCCGGTCCGGGATCCTCCAGAAGAGTCGCCTTGTTCAAGAATGTGGAGCCCGCTGGAAAGTCAATCACAGACAGCAGCAGGAGACAGCAGACCCCTCTAGTCAACTTTAACCCCTTCACCCCCGACTCCCTCCTCATACAGTCCGCCACACAGCAGAGGAACAACAGGAAGAGGGCGCACTGGAACGA CTCCTGCGGTGAAGACATGGAGGCGAGTgacggagagggagaggaagaagtgCTGCCGCCGTCCAAG AGAATCACCATGATGGAGAGCAACATGATGTCCCGGTACGCCTCCGAGTTCCTCGAGCTGGAGAAGATCGGCTGCGGCGAGTTCGGCGCCGtgttcaagtgtgtgaagagaCTCGACGGCTGTATCTACGCCATCAAGAGATCGAAGAAACCTCTGGCGGGATCCGTAGACGA acaGAACGCCCTGCGGGAGGTGTACGCCCACGCCGTGCTGGGCCAGCATCCCCACGTGGTGCGCTATTACTCCGCCTGGGCCGAGGACGACCACATGCTCATCCAGAACGAGTACTGCAACGGCGGCACGCTCTCGGACGTCATCACGGAGAACTACAGGCGGCTCAGCTACCTGACGGAGCTGGAGCTGaaggatctgctgctgcaggtcaCACGGGGACTCAAATACATCCACTCCACCTCTCTGGTGCACATGGACATCAAACCTA gCAACATATTTATCTCAAGGAAGACGGTACCAAGCTGTGACGAGTGTGACGACGATGAAGCTCTGACCACCAGTGTTATCTATAAAATAG GTGATCTCGGTCACGTGACTCGAGTCAACAACCCtcaggtggaggagggagaCAGCAGATTCCTCGCCAACGAAGTCTTACAAGAG GATTACAGTAACCTGAGGAAGGCAGACATCTTCGCTCTGGCTCTGACGGTCGTGAGCGCCTCGGGGGCGGAGCCTCTTCCCACCAACGGAGACAAATGGCACGAGATCCGACAGGGCAGACTCCCCGCCATCCCTCAAGTGCTCTCACAGGACTTCCTGAGTCTCCTCAAG CTGATGATCCACCCTGATCCCAGCAGACGACCCTCGACCTCCGACCTCATCAAACACCCGGTTCTCCTAACGGCCGCCAGGATGAGCGCAGACCAGCTCCGAGTCGAGCTCAACGCAGAGAAGTTCAAGAACGCACTGCTGCAGAA AGAGCTGAAGAAGGCCCAGCAGGCCCGAGCAGCAGCCGAGGAGAAGGTTCTATCCACCGACCGAATCCTGACCCGCTCCACGCTCCAGTCCAACCCCAGAAACTCCAGACTCATCGGGAAGAAGATGAACCGATCGGTCAGCCTCACCATCTACTGA